In one Sphingomonas hankookensis genomic region, the following are encoded:
- the rlmB gene encoding 23S rRNA (guanosine(2251)-2'-O)-methyltransferase RlmB: protein MARKGHRPSKASPQRPRFWGRHAAFAALDNPERVIRKIWCTREMGSQLVLPEGVPVVFAEAADLARLVPSDAPHQGIVVEADPLEDIWLADLIEQGRDDDRPILLLDQVTDPHNVGAILRSAAAFDCLGVVTQDRHAPPESGTVARSASGALESVPWVRVVNLSRALVELGDAGYWRVGLTGHTETTLAQALGPKRVALVVGAEGEGMRQNTAAHCDILAKLPISDRIESLNVSNAAAIALYAVATHEG, encoded by the coding sequence ATGGCCCGCAAAGGACACCGCCCCAGCAAGGCATCGCCGCAACGCCCCCGCTTCTGGGGCCGGCACGCCGCCTTCGCCGCGCTCGACAATCCCGAGCGGGTGATCCGCAAGATCTGGTGCACGCGCGAAATGGGGTCGCAGCTGGTCCTGCCCGAAGGCGTGCCGGTGGTATTCGCCGAGGCCGCCGACCTCGCCCGCCTCGTCCCCTCCGACGCGCCGCACCAGGGGATCGTGGTCGAGGCCGATCCGTTGGAGGATATCTGGCTGGCCGACCTGATCGAACAGGGGCGCGACGACGACCGGCCGATCCTGCTGCTCGACCAGGTGACCGACCCGCATAATGTCGGCGCGATCCTGCGGTCGGCGGCGGCGTTCGACTGTCTGGGCGTGGTGACGCAGGACCGGCATGCGCCGCCCGAATCGGGTACGGTCGCGCGCTCGGCTTCCGGCGCGCTGGAGAGCGTGCCGTGGGTCCGGGTGGTCAATCTGTCGCGGGCGTTGGTCGAGCTGGGCGATGCCGGGTACTGGCGCGTCGGGCTGACCGGCCATACCGAGACGACGCTGGCACAGGCGCTGGGGCCGAAGCGGGTCGCTTTGGTGGTGGGGGCCGAGGGCGAGGGCATGCGGCAGAATACCGCGGCGCATTGCGACATCCTTGCCAAGCTGCCGATTTCGGACCGGATCGAGAGCTTGAACGTGTCGAATGCGGCGGCGATCGCGCTGTATGCGGTGGCGACGCACGAGGGATGA
- a CDS encoding YnfA family protein, with protein sequence MIFVLAALCEIAGCFAFWAWWRLDRSPWWLIPGIAALIAFAWLLAQSDTGGAGRAYAAYGGVYVLGAVLWGWAVEGLVPDRFDLIGATLCIAGCAVILFGPR encoded by the coding sequence ATGATCTTCGTCCTTGCCGCCCTGTGCGAGATCGCGGGCTGCTTCGCCTTCTGGGCATGGTGGCGGCTCGACCGCTCGCCCTGGTGGCTGATCCCCGGCATCGCCGCACTGATCGCCTTCGCCTGGCTGTTGGCGCAGAGCGACACGGGCGGAGCGGGGCGCGCCTATGCGGCCTATGGCGGCGTCTATGTGCTGGGCGCGGTGCTGTGGGGCTGGGCGGTCGAAGGGCTGGTGCCCGACCGGTTCGACCTGATCGGCGCCACCTTGTGCATCGCCGGCTGCGCCGTGATCCTGTTCGGACCGCGATAA
- a CDS encoding cation:proton antiporter → MVNEMVAALGDVLNPHGPAVQAAKSYAPSDYSIHFFLQLAVILLACRVVGWAGKRFLNQPQVVGEMIAGVVLGPSLLGLFFPDLQAAIFPKETRGLLYAGAQLGVGLYMFLVGLTLRLDHFQTKAKSAAMVSAAGIAMPFLLAVLVTPMLLTVPGLFAEGISTGSATLFMGACIALTAFPMLARIIHERGLADTALGTLSLTAGAFDDAVSWCVLAIVLATFGAGAGVAIVAIGGAVLYAAFLILFGKQLLAPLGRAVEAKGEMSMTVLSITLMLFCLSAFFMDAIGIHAIFGGFILGVFMPRGLFVEELKRKVEPLAVVLLLPMFFTYSGLNTRMDTVSSLPLLLIALGILTVSILAKFGACWAAARIAGEDNRTALGIGALMNSRGLMELIIINIGLQKGIIGPTLFAMLVLMAIVTTVMATPLFEAVYGKRARASGELGGVPA, encoded by the coding sequence ATGGTGAACGAAATGGTGGCCGCGCTCGGCGATGTGCTGAACCCGCATGGGCCAGCGGTACAGGCGGCCAAGAGCTATGCGCCGTCCGATTACTCGATCCACTTCTTCCTGCAATTGGCGGTGATCCTGCTCGCCTGCCGCGTGGTCGGCTGGGCGGGCAAGCGCTTCCTGAACCAGCCGCAGGTGGTGGGGGAGATGATCGCGGGCGTGGTCCTCGGTCCCTCGCTGCTCGGCCTGTTCTTCCCCGATCTCCAGGCGGCGATCTTCCCCAAGGAAACGCGTGGGCTGCTCTATGCGGGCGCGCAGCTGGGAGTCGGCCTCTACATGTTCCTCGTCGGCCTGACGCTGCGGCTCGACCATTTCCAGACCAAGGCGAAGAGCGCGGCGATGGTGTCGGCGGCGGGCATCGCCATGCCGTTCCTGCTGGCGGTGCTGGTCACGCCGATGCTGCTCACCGTGCCGGGCCTGTTCGCCGAAGGCATCTCGACCGGCAGCGCGACCCTGTTCATGGGCGCCTGCATCGCGCTGACCGCCTTTCCGATGCTCGCGCGGATCATTCACGAACGCGGCCTTGCCGACACGGCACTCGGCACGCTGTCGCTGACTGCCGGCGCGTTCGACGATGCGGTGTCGTGGTGCGTGCTGGCGATCGTGCTCGCGACCTTCGGTGCAGGCGCGGGCGTCGCCATCGTCGCGATCGGTGGCGCGGTGCTCTACGCCGCCTTCCTGATCCTGTTCGGCAAGCAGTTGCTCGCCCCGCTTGGCCGCGCGGTCGAGGCGAAGGGCGAGATGAGCATGACCGTGCTGTCGATCACGCTGATGCTGTTCTGCCTGTCCGCCTTCTTCATGGACGCGATCGGCATCCATGCGATCTTCGGCGGCTTCATCCTCGGCGTGTTCATGCCCCGCGGGCTGTTCGTCGAGGAGCTGAAGCGAAAGGTCGAGCCGCTGGCGGTCGTCCTGCTGCTGCCGATGTTCTTCACCTATTCGGGGCTGAACACGCGGATGGATACGGTGAGCTCGCTGCCCCTCCTGCTGATCGCGCTGGGCATATTGACGGTGTCGATCCTCGCCAAGTTCGGTGCCTGCTGGGCCGCCGCACGGATCGCCGGCGAGGACAACCGCACCGCGCTCGGCATCGGCGCGCTGATGAACTCGCGCGGGCTGATGGAGCTCATCATCATCAATATCGGCCTGCAAAAGGGGATCATCGGCCCGACGCTGTTCGCGATGCTGGTGCTCATGGCGATCGTCACGACCGTCATGGCGACCCCGTTGTTCGAGGCGGTCTATGGCAAGCGGGCGCGGGCCAGCGGCGAACTGGGCGGCGTTCCGGCCTGA